A window of the Paenibacillus woosongensis genome harbors these coding sequences:
- a CDS encoding AAA family ATPase — MRINRKGMVKTLKGVVKVLKFIFPEYQLIELVREKGFIAPKEDEPAPKRQEQQPKPQYSTGSRARSAGPSNSTQTFMGQSTFSSTFRPVQPQAFTSQGVSQNDAQSAYSPKQLDQLFREVEKNINSQVIGQPFFIKDLVAGYKQGYMNGRQINKPRNVILLAGAPGTGKKTALECLVREMHAYRLTSRPHFSEIDLQRYEADEISGNFIIDMVEAFQYSEGTVLFKGAKGADQAIINLVAQLAGEGSFRTKEGLRIIADGFFIIFYIDEHAERGSEYGQVPSGLASHLPTSILQTILAAAISSPLEWETMRQIAETLLGKAVHDLSRDMQTRIAVHPSTYEALADIAATNKTFGEAVQHWIDKELTVVLSGLRARNEIRGNESVRIRFKNDSFYVESNSLEIPIKALSFVGQESIDDVLEELNALTGLEPVKKFVYELMEMVQVNKLRARAGEGSVPMSLHMVFTGNPGTGKTTVARLIGRILKALGLLPQGQLVEVARQDLVGQYVGSTAPKTMAQVNEALGGVLFIDEAYTLARHDNDTFGTEAIDTIVKAMEDHRDDLVVVLAGYTQEMETFLRSNPGLRSRFPFIVEFPDYKAEDMLDIMIQIADKNGFRIDTDAYEGLVELFDQRQIPGRNDSGNGRLVRNLFEEAVRKQAARLRGLMTEEIADADLQLLTGTDFGIGEKEVFNIENQLAGIVGLEKVKLFVRTLEKQLIVDRRRKEAGIHVDTGQTLNMIFSGNPGTGKTTMARLVAEMLRSMGYLKKGHLVEVGRSDLVAEYAGQTANKTKLVVESALGGVLFIDEAYALAQDGVQGGGFGKEAIDSLVRLIELHKDNLVVILAGYTEDMQRFVQVNPGLSSRFPLQIEFPDYTAEEMQQIALIMAKARGFTLASDVPGLLESYFNEKQIPGRKDGGNGRLVRNTLEEAIRKQAERLADHPDIAADQLNELTVEDFGLSVYVDLAAKRANALGALDAVVGLSSVKEFVRSLSAQIEVAKRRQEMGLPKASAQALHMVFKGNPGTGKTTIARILAQRFKELGVIKTDTLVETDRSGLVAGYVGQTALKTKEVIERALGGILFVDEAYALAEGDQFGQEAIDTLVKAMDDYRDRLIVILAGYDEDMERFLNRNAGLRSRFPNIITFPDYTAEEMLQIAHLQVKAQGYVIGREAEATLRSILKTFEGDMTAGNGRLVRNLVEKAIRAHALRMSKNANATAEELSTLAPGDFQEQMGVMG; from the coding sequence ATGAGAATCAACCGAAAAGGTATGGTGAAAACACTCAAAGGTGTGGTTAAAGTACTCAAATTTATTTTTCCGGAGTATCAGCTTATTGAATTAGTTCGGGAAAAAGGATTTATCGCACCAAAAGAAGACGAACCAGCTCCAAAGAGGCAGGAACAGCAGCCGAAGCCACAATATAGTACAGGATCGCGAGCCAGAAGTGCAGGTCCGAGCAATTCCACGCAGACGTTTATGGGACAGAGTACTTTTTCGTCGACTTTCCGACCTGTTCAACCTCAAGCATTTACATCACAGGGAGTAAGCCAAAATGATGCGCAGAGCGCTTACTCTCCCAAGCAATTGGATCAACTTTTCCGAGAAGTGGAGAAGAACATCAATAGTCAAGTAATCGGACAGCCGTTCTTCATAAAAGATTTGGTTGCGGGATATAAACAGGGATATATGAATGGACGTCAGATTAATAAACCAAGAAATGTGATTCTGCTGGCTGGAGCTCCCGGAACGGGCAAGAAAACAGCCTTGGAATGCCTAGTTCGAGAGATGCATGCATATCGGCTAACCTCTAGGCCCCATTTTTCAGAAATTGACTTGCAGCGATATGAGGCAGATGAAATATCCGGGAACTTCATTATTGATATGGTGGAGGCTTTCCAATACTCTGAGGGCACGGTGTTATTTAAGGGGGCTAAAGGGGCTGATCAGGCTATTATTAACCTGGTTGCTCAGCTTGCCGGAGAAGGCAGCTTCCGAACTAAGGAAGGGTTGCGCATAATCGCAGACGGTTTTTTCATCATCTTCTATATCGATGAACATGCAGAGAGAGGAAGCGAATATGGCCAAGTTCCGTCCGGGTTGGCAAGTCATCTCCCAACCTCTATATTGCAAACCATTCTTGCAGCGGCTATCTCTTCACCGTTAGAGTGGGAGACGATGCGGCAAATCGCAGAGACCCTGTTGGGGAAAGCAGTACATGATCTGTCAAGGGATATGCAGACGAGGATTGCCGTCCATCCTTCCACCTATGAGGCATTGGCCGATATCGCCGCAACAAATAAAACGTTTGGTGAGGCAGTGCAGCACTGGATTGATAAGGAGCTTACTGTCGTATTATCCGGTCTACGAGCCCGTAATGAGATTCGAGGCAATGAGAGTGTACGTATTCGATTCAAAAATGATTCTTTTTATGTGGAGTCGAACTCGCTTGAAATTCCGATCAAAGCACTATCCTTCGTTGGTCAGGAGTCGATTGACGATGTCCTGGAAGAGTTAAATGCGTTAACGGGCCTGGAACCCGTGAAGAAGTTTGTCTATGAGCTCATGGAGATGGTACAGGTGAACAAGCTGAGGGCTAGGGCAGGCGAAGGCTCTGTACCGATGTCGCTTCATATGGTGTTTACCGGAAACCCCGGAACCGGCAAGACGACGGTCGCCCGCTTAATTGGCCGCATTCTGAAGGCGCTAGGATTGCTGCCGCAAGGTCAGTTAGTAGAAGTGGCGAGGCAGGATCTTGTAGGACAATATGTGGGCTCTACCGCCCCGAAAACGATGGCACAAGTCAATGAGGCCTTGGGAGGCGTCTTGTTTATCGACGAGGCCTATACGCTCGCCCGTCACGATAACGATACATTCGGTACGGAAGCAATCGATACGATTGTCAAGGCGATGGAGGATCATCGGGATGATTTGGTTGTTGTGCTGGCAGGCTATACCCAGGAGATGGAGACCTTTTTGCGATCAAATCCAGGTTTGCGTTCAAGATTTCCGTTCATCGTGGAGTTCCCGGATTACAAGGCGGAAGATATGCTGGACATTATGATTCAAATAGCGGACAAGAATGGTTTCCGAATAGATACGGATGCCTATGAGGGTTTGGTCGAGCTGTTCGATCAACGGCAAATCCCTGGTCGCAATGACAGCGGCAACGGCCGGCTCGTCCGCAATCTGTTCGAGGAGGCTGTCCGCAAGCAAGCTGCTCGGCTTAGAGGGCTGATGACAGAGGAAATCGCAGATGCAGACTTGCAATTATTGACCGGGACAGACTTCGGAATCGGTGAGAAAGAAGTATTTAATATCGAGAACCAACTTGCTGGAATTGTCGGATTGGAGAAGGTTAAACTATTCGTCCGAACGTTGGAGAAACAGCTTATTGTTGATCGAAGGCGGAAGGAAGCCGGGATTCATGTCGATACCGGCCAGACTCTTAATATGATTTTTTCGGGCAATCCCGGCACGGGCAAGACGACGATGGCGCGGCTGGTGGCAGAGATGCTCCGATCCATGGGTTATTTGAAAAAAGGACATCTGGTTGAAGTGGGGCGATCCGATCTGGTAGCGGAGTACGCTGGTCAGACAGCCAATAAGACCAAGCTGGTTGTCGAATCTGCTCTTGGCGGCGTGCTCTTCATCGATGAAGCCTATGCGCTTGCGCAGGATGGGGTGCAGGGCGGGGGCTTCGGGAAGGAAGCCATCGATTCGCTGGTTCGTCTTATCGAGCTCCATAAAGACAATCTGGTTGTCATTTTGGCGGGATACACAGAAGATATGCAGCGGTTTGTTCAGGTCAATCCGGGGCTGTCCTCGCGCTTCCCGCTACAGATCGAATTCCCTGACTACACGGCCGAGGAAATGCAGCAAATCGCCTTGATCATGGCGAAGGCGCGAGGGTTTACCTTGGCTTCGGATGTGCCAGGCTTGCTCGAATCCTATTTTAATGAGAAGCAAATTCCGGGTAGGAAGGACGGAGGCAACGGTCGGCTTGTCCGCAATACGCTGGAGGAGGCAATACGCAAGCAAGCGGAGCGATTGGCCGATCATCCTGATATTGCGGCGGATCAGTTAAATGAGCTGACTGTGGAGGATTTTGGGCTGTCTGTATATGTAGACCTTGCGGCGAAGCGGGCGAATGCGCTTGGAGCGCTCGATGCCGTTGTCGGTCTGTCCTCTGTTAAGGAATTTGTGAGAAGCTTATCGGCACAAATTGAGGTGGCTAAGCGCCGTCAGGAGATGGGGCTGCCCAAGGCTTCCGCTCAGGCTCTCCATATGGTGTTTAAAGGAAACCCGGGTACCGGAAAAACGACGATTGCCCGTATTTTGGCCCAACGATTTAAAGAACTGGGCGTGATCAAGACCGATACGCTGGTAGAGACTGATCGGTCCGGCCTGGTTGCTGGTTATGTAGGGCAAACTGCGCTTAAGACGAAAGAGGTTATCGAACGCGCTCTTGGCGGGATCTTGTTTGTGGATGAGGCTTATGCCTTGGCGGAAGGGGATCAATTCGGTCAGGAAGCGATCGATACGCTTGTCAAAGCGATGGATGATTACCGGGACAGGCTCATCGTTATATTGGCCGGTTACGACGAAGATATGGAGCGTTTCTTGAACCGCAATGCGGGACTCCGCTCCAGATTTCCCAATATCATTACATTCCCCGATTATACAGCCGAGGAAATGCTGCAAATCGCGCATTTGCAAGTGAAAGCGCAAGGATATGTGATCGGCCGGGAGGCTGAAGCCACGCTGCGTTCCATTTTGAAGACCTTTGAAGGGGATATGACCGCGGGCAATGGACGGCTCGTGCGAAATTTGGTCGAGAAGGCGATTCGAGCCCATGCTTTGCGTATGAGCAAGAACGCCAATGCCACAGCTGAGGAATTATCCACTTTGGCGCCTGGAGATTTCCAAGAACAGATGGGGGTGATGGGATGA
- a CDS encoding MerR family transcriptional regulator, producing the protein MHTVKEAAQITGLTEHAVRFYTDKGLVPSVQRNENNIRMFDEESINWLHGVKCLKQSGMPIDVIKKYVDLCLEGDATIPQRYTLMMEHKEAALAKLEEAKRHVAHLEEKTDLYQAILEHRSPDTTNPGNWDKIQHMHSDVFYSLSARKA; encoded by the coding sequence ATGCATACGGTCAAAGAAGCTGCTCAGATCACGGGACTTACCGAGCACGCCGTGCGCTTTTACACGGATAAAGGCCTGGTGCCAAGCGTACAGCGCAATGAGAATAACATCCGGATGTTCGATGAAGAATCGATCAACTGGCTGCATGGCGTCAAATGCCTCAAGCAATCCGGGATGCCGATTGATGTCATTAAAAAGTACGTCGATTTATGTCTCGAAGGGGATGCGACCATACCACAACGTTACACACTCATGATGGAGCATAAAGAAGCGGCGCTCGCCAAGCTAGAAGAAGCCAAACGGCACGTTGCCCACTTGGAGGAAAAAACCGATCTATATCAGGCTATTCTTGAGCACCGCTCCCCGGACACGACCAATCCCGGCAACTGGGACAAAATTCAGCATATGCATAGTGACGTATTTTACTCGCTCTCTGCTCGGAAGGCATGA
- a CDS encoding aldo/keto reductase, which translates to MQTVTLNNGVKMPIIGFGVYQVPDAEECENAVYEALMAGYRLIDTAAGYLNEEAVGRAVKRSGIPREELFITTKLWVQDASYESAKLAFAKSLKKLQLDYLDLYLIHQPFGDYYGAWRAMEELYREGKIKAIGVSNFLPDRLMDLIVHNEIVPAVNQIETHPLYQQTETSALLKEQGVQHQSWAPFAEGRGNMFGNEVLTSIAEKHNKSVAQIVLRWLVQREVVVIPKSVRKERIVENFDIFDFELSADDMEQISTLDTRESLFLSYRDPEVAKMMGNWRVEL; encoded by the coding sequence ATGCAAACCGTAACATTGAACAACGGAGTGAAAATGCCGATCATCGGCTTCGGTGTCTACCAAGTTCCCGACGCTGAAGAATGCGAAAACGCCGTATATGAAGCACTGATGGCCGGTTACCGCCTGATCGACACCGCCGCTGGTTATTTGAACGAGGAAGCGGTCGGACGCGCGGTCAAGCGTAGCGGCATACCGCGTGAGGAGCTGTTCATCACGACCAAGCTCTGGGTTCAGGATGCCAGCTACGAGAGTGCCAAGCTGGCGTTTGCCAAATCCCTGAAGAAGCTGCAGCTCGACTATCTCGATCTATACCTGATTCACCAACCGTTCGGCGATTACTACGGCGCTTGGCGCGCGATGGAAGAACTGTACCGCGAAGGCAAGATCAAAGCGATCGGTGTCAGCAACTTCCTGCCCGACCGTCTGATGGACCTCATCGTGCATAACGAAATCGTGCCTGCCGTCAACCAGATCGAAACGCACCCGTTGTACCAGCAGACGGAGACCAGCGCTCTTTTGAAAGAGCAGGGAGTTCAACACCAGTCGTGGGCGCCGTTCGCTGAAGGACGGGGCAACATGTTCGGAAACGAAGTGCTGACCTCGATTGCTGAAAAACACAACAAGTCCGTCGCCCAGATTGTGTTGCGCTGGCTTGTTCAGCGTGAAGTCGTTGTCATTCCAAAATCGGTGCGCAAAGAGCGGATCGTCGAAAACTTCGACATTTTCGATTTTGAGTTAAGTGCAGACGATATGGAACAAATTTCGACCCTCGATACACGGGAAAGTCTCTTCTTATCGTACCGTGACCCGGAAGTCGCCAAGATGATGGGCAACTGGAGAGTCGAGCTGTAA
- a CDS encoding response regulator transcription factor: MLSNEYGLSAREIEVLHKLASGLRNQDIAEALFLSEGTVKNYISTIYSKLNVRGRREAIRKARDSGFMDH; this comes from the coding sequence ATGTTAAGTAATGAATACGGGCTGAGCGCTCGTGAAATTGAAGTGCTACATAAGCTGGCTTCTGGCTTGCGCAATCAAGACATTGCTGAGGCGCTGTTTCTAAGTGAAGGAACGGTTAAAAATTACATCTCAACGATTTATTCGAAGCTTAATGTGAGGGGAAGGCGGGAGGCTATTCGTAAAGCCCGAGATTCGGGATTCATGGATCACTAA
- a CDS encoding CPBP family intramembrane glutamic endopeptidase, which produces MKKMSAHKEKQHIGGKLSTGRLLWRFPIIWMIVGTIGIILVDTLFRPLAEQAKGVASLLLTLTAVIVAIMVFRLTMKYLARRSIPEISRKRAGIEAGMGLLTGAIFITVSTLIIVAAGGYSFQWASTADTGSVLISSITTALNAAIIEELIFRGLMFQAINKLAGNWLALAVTSLFFGAAHLGNTGATLWSAFAITIEAGILLGAAFLWRRNLWFPMGLHFAWNALEGLLGIPVSGHSTAGLFTVKVNGAAILTGGDFGLEGSIVPVMVSLLIVIPMLIGAARNRVR; this is translated from the coding sequence ATGAAGAAAATGTCTGCACATAAAGAGAAGCAGCATATTGGTGGGAAATTAAGTACAGGGCGTCTATTGTGGCGCTTTCCAATCATCTGGATGATTGTGGGGACCATCGGCATTATTCTCGTGGATACACTTTTCCGGCCATTAGCAGAGCAAGCAAAGGGAGTTGCTTCCCTTCTTTTGACACTAACGGCTGTCATTGTAGCCATCATGGTCTTTAGGCTAACGATGAAATACCTGGCTCGTCGGTCAATTCCTGAGATATCAAGAAAACGCGCAGGAATTGAAGCTGGCATGGGATTACTAACTGGAGCCATCTTTATCACAGTGTCCACTTTAATTATTGTTGCTGCGGGAGGTTACTCCTTTCAATGGGCGAGTACTGCGGACACGGGTTCTGTTCTAATATCCTCTATTACAACAGCTTTAAACGCAGCCATTATTGAGGAGCTTATCTTTCGTGGGCTTATGTTTCAAGCCATTAATAAATTGGCGGGAAACTGGCTCGCACTCGCTGTGACCTCACTATTCTTTGGAGCTGCCCATCTTGGGAATACAGGGGCAACACTATGGAGCGCGTTTGCCATTACCATAGAAGCAGGTATTCTGCTCGGAGCCGCATTCTTGTGGCGACGGAATCTATGGTTTCCCATGGGGCTACATTTTGCCTGGAATGCACTTGAGGGTTTACTTGGTATTCCTGTTTCTGGACACTCTACAGCAGGTCTGTTTACTGTGAAAGTGAACGGTGCAGCAATTCTCACAGGGGGGGATTTTGGACTCGAGGGCTCTATCGTTCCGGTTATGGTCAGCCTTCTGATTGTCATTCCCATGCTGATTGGAGCTGCACGGAATCGGGTACGTTAG
- the rlmH gene encoding 23S rRNA (pseudouridine(1915)-N(3))-methyltransferase RlmH, translating to MFIQIVAVGKLKEKYLVQGIAEYAKRLTPYVKFQVVEVPDEKAPETMSEAEVQAVKAREGERVLAQVKSDAHVIALEVGGELWSSEELAATFDRLGTYGTSHVVFVIGGSHGLADAVLRRAQQRLSFGRMTLPHQLMRLVLVEQIYRAVKINRGEPYHK from the coding sequence ATGTTTATTCAAATTGTGGCTGTCGGTAAATTGAAGGAGAAGTATTTGGTGCAGGGGATCGCCGAGTATGCGAAGCGGCTGACCCCGTACGTGAAATTTCAAGTCGTGGAGGTGCCCGACGAGAAAGCGCCGGAGACGATGAGTGAGGCGGAGGTGCAGGCCGTGAAGGCACGCGAGGGTGAGCGCGTGCTGGCCCAGGTGAAGAGCGATGCGCATGTCATCGCTCTGGAAGTAGGCGGCGAGCTGTGGAGCTCGGAGGAGCTCGCCGCCACGTTCGACAGGCTCGGCACGTATGGGACGAGCCATGTCGTGTTTGTCATCGGCGGGAGCCATGGGCTCGCCGATGCGGTGCTCCGCCGCGCGCAGCAGCGGTTGTCGTTTGGGCGCATGACGCTGCCCCATCAGCTTATGCGCCTGGTGCTGGTGGAGCAGATTTATCGCGCGGTGAAGATTAATCGGGGGGAACCGTATCACAAGTAG
- a CDS encoding CxxH/CxxC protein produces MYVVCKDHVELAIDMFVDEFEEAPDIVDLDQTKFIEWDPPVTCQECEQRAKFLII; encoded by the coding sequence ATGTATGTAGTTTGCAAAGATCATGTGGAATTAGCGATCGATATGTTCGTGGACGAGTTCGAGGAGGCTCCGGACATTGTCGATTTGGATCAAACGAAATTTATCGAGTGGGATCCTCCAGTGACCTGCCAGGAATGCGAGCAGCGGGCGAAGTTTTTGATTATATGA
- a CDS encoding glycerol-3-phosphate dehydrogenase/oxidase, with amino-acid sequence MTAPFASRMRMHLLQEMEQAPLDLLIIGGGITGSGIALDAAARGMRVGLVDMQDYAAGTSSRSTKLVHGGLRYLKQLDIGVVAEVGKERAIVYENGPHVTTPEWMLLPIYKEGTFGRFSTSLGLRAYDFLAGVKREERRRMLSAAQTLAKEPLLRREGLQGGGYYVEYRTDDARLTLEVIKEAAAHGALAVNYARLERFDYEAGQITGAEIVDVLSGRQYAVKARCIVNAAGPWVDTLRQLDGSQQGKRLLLTKGIHLVVDQSRFPLRQAVYFDTPDGRMLFAIPRDGKTYVGTTDTEYTGDMVHPRMTERDRQYVLDAVNGMFPELRITTEDIESSWAGIRPLIYEEGKGPSEISRRDEIWQSESGLITIAGGKLTGYRKMAEMVVDRVAAQLKEKAGHGSGTDRDRNGRAEETGGFRKGASGSGVETGGVAVPVVGAGGKYPPCRTKELPISGGHVGGAASFQDYVTNKTLEGTGLGLPRELVTKWAACYGSNVDRLFELVREMGNEPAVEVKAARAAGELRALGGAGVADTAEMPEPAEISKADDSTEVEQPAALGVSDEGKLPLEVSVPLRYAMEHEMAVTLEDFFVRRTGALLFDIDWVRKWKGPAAAYMASYLGWSTDEQARYAEELESRLYEAVVPEDAAEVDG; translated from the coding sequence ATGACAGCTCCGTTTGCAAGCAGGATGAGAATGCATTTACTTCAAGAAATGGAACAGGCTCCGCTTGATTTGTTAATTATTGGCGGCGGAATTACAGGCTCTGGCATTGCTCTGGATGCGGCTGCCCGCGGAATGAGAGTCGGGCTTGTTGATATGCAGGATTATGCGGCAGGCACGTCCAGCCGTTCAACGAAGCTTGTCCATGGCGGGCTGCGTTATTTGAAGCAGCTCGATATCGGCGTCGTGGCCGAGGTGGGCAAGGAGCGGGCGATTGTATATGAGAACGGGCCGCATGTGACGACGCCGGAGTGGATGCTGCTGCCGATATATAAGGAGGGCACCTTCGGCAGGTTCAGCACTTCGCTTGGACTCAGAGCCTATGACTTTCTGGCCGGCGTGAAGCGGGAGGAACGGCGCCGGATGCTGAGCGCGGCACAGACGCTGGCAAAGGAGCCGCTGCTGCGCCGCGAAGGGCTGCAGGGCGGCGGATACTATGTGGAATACCGCACGGACGATGCCCGGCTTACGCTGGAGGTGATCAAGGAGGCAGCGGCGCACGGGGCGCTTGCGGTGAATTATGCCCGGCTGGAGCGGTTCGATTATGAGGCTGGACAGATTACAGGGGCAGAAATCGTCGATGTTCTTAGCGGCAGGCAGTATGCTGTAAAGGCCCGGTGCATCGTCAATGCCGCCGGCCCTTGGGTTGATACGCTGCGGCAGCTCGATGGGTCGCAGCAGGGCAAGCGGCTGTTGCTGACGAAGGGGATCCATCTTGTGGTGGATCAGAGCCGGTTTCCTTTGCGGCAGGCGGTGTATTTTGATACGCCGGACGGTCGCATGCTGTTCGCCATCCCCCGGGACGGCAAGACCTATGTGGGCACGACGGATACGGAGTACACCGGGGATATGGTGCATCCCCGCATGACGGAGCGGGATCGGCAGTATGTTCTCGATGCGGTGAACGGCATGTTCCCTGAGCTGCGGATTACGACGGAGGATATCGAGTCCAGTTGGGCCGGCATTCGTCCCCTGATTTACGAGGAAGGGAAGGGCCCTTCGGAGATTTCCCGCAGGGATGAGATCTGGCAGTCCGAGTCCGGCCTGATCACCATTGCCGGCGGGAAGCTGACGGGCTATCGGAAGATGGCGGAGATGGTGGTGGATCGGGTTGCGGCTCAGTTGAAGGAGAAGGCTGGCCACGGCAGCGGGACGGACAGGGATAGAAATGGGCGTGCTGAAGAAACGGGAGGTTTCCGTAAAGGCGCTTCGGGCAGCGGAGTTGAAACAGGCGGCGTGGCTGTACCTGTTGTGGGTGCCGGTGGGAAATATCCGCCGTGCCGGACGAAGGAGCTGCCGATTTCAGGCGGCCATGTGGGGGGAGCGGCCTCTTTTCAAGACTATGTAACGAATAAGACTTTGGAAGGGACCGGCCTCGGCTTGCCTCGGGAATTGGTGACCAAGTGGGCGGCCTGCTATGGGTCCAACGTGGATCGGTTGTTTGAGCTGGTGCGGGAGATGGGGAATGAGCCGGCTGTGGAGGTTAAGGCTGCTAGGGCAGCGGGAGAACTACGAGCATTGGGTGGCGCTGGAGTGGCAGACACTGCAGAAATGCCCGAACCGGCGGAGATCAGTAAAGCGGATGATAGCACTGAGGTTGAACAGCCCGCTGCGCTAGGCGTGTCCGATGAGGGTAAGCTTCCCTTGGAAGTCAGTGTGCCGCTGAGGTATGCGATGGAGCATGAGATGGCGGTGACACTGGAGGACTTTTTCGTCCGCAGGACGGGGGCGCTTCTGTTCGATATCGACTGGGTAAGGAAATGGAAGGGACCCGCCGCCGCATATATGGCTTCCTATCTGGGCTGGAGCACGGACGAGCAGGCTCGTTATGCGGAGGAGCTGGAGAGTCGGCTGTATGAAGCGGTCGTGCCGGAGGATGCTGCGGAAGTGGACGGTTAG
- a CDS encoding S1C family serine protease, producing the protein MGLFDDDFYSTKISRRHDRRAESRRGWNRRKRGSGWSTLQVSIVSSVLSAIVAVLLFSFITGLPSSKARFAAGGTVFGGDLDPFSRISTAAAKVGPTVVSILNHNELSGGDPEQAALGSGVIFKKEKGKAFIITNAHVIQGASDLEILTSSGDSKEASVVGQDVISDIAVLEVDDRGITSVISLGDSTNLRPGETVLAVGNPLGLGGTLTSGIVSYTSRVIPVSINQDGNYDWEQEVIQTDAAINDGNSGGALVNLNGELIGINTMKIADMGVEGLGFAIPVSEVMKTVDDLMEHGRVARPYLGVYTLDLNNPFSIFSDEDHRELMLPEEVKDGVIVLEAHGPAKSAGLKLNDVIVKLDKQPIQSTLDLRKYLYGHKKIGEDMEVSFYREGELQRVKVKLADKPEDAELEEDTYDMPGEEHDAGDSGFGEFELDH; encoded by the coding sequence ATGGGATTGTTTGATGACGATTTTTATTCCACGAAAATATCGCGGCGGCATGATCGGAGAGCGGAGAGCCGGCGCGGGTGGAACAGAAGGAAACGCGGCTCGGGGTGGTCCACCCTGCAGGTGTCGATCGTTTCTTCCGTGCTGAGCGCGATTGTTGCAGTGCTGCTCTTCAGTTTCATTACGGGGCTTCCCTCTTCCAAGGCCAGATTTGCTGCAGGGGGTACCGTGTTTGGCGGAGATCTTGACCCGTTCAGCCGGATCAGCACGGCGGCGGCAAAGGTCGGGCCCACGGTCGTTAGCATTCTGAACCATAACGAGCTGTCAGGCGGAGATCCAGAGCAGGCGGCGCTTGGATCTGGTGTTATTTTTAAGAAAGAGAAAGGCAAGGCCTTCATCATTACGAATGCGCATGTCATTCAAGGAGCCAGTGATTTGGAAATCTTGACGAGCAGCGGGGATTCGAAGGAAGCCTCGGTGGTAGGTCAGGACGTCATCAGCGACATCGCGGTTCTGGAAGTGGATGACAGGGGGATTACCTCCGTGATATCGCTTGGGGATTCCACGAACCTGCGTCCGGGAGAGACCGTACTTGCCGTAGGCAATCCGCTGGGGCTTGGGGGTACGCTGACCTCGGGCATCGTCAGCTATACGAGCCGGGTAATCCCGGTATCGATCAACCAGGACGGCAATTATGACTGGGAGCAGGAAGTTATTCAGACCGACGCGGCGATCAACGACGGCAATAGCGGCGGAGCGCTGGTCAATCTGAACGGCGAGCTGATCGGCATCAATACGATGAAAATTGCGGATATGGGCGTGGAAGGCCTGGGATTCGCCATTCCGGTCAGCGAGGTCATGAAGACGGTTGACGATTTGATGGAGCACGGAAGGGTGGCTCGTCCGTACTTGGGCGTATATACTCTTGATTTAAACAATCCGTTCTCCATATTTAGCGACGAGGATCATCGGGAATTGATGCTGCCGGAGGAGGTGAAGGATGGCGTTATCGTGCTGGAAGCACACGGCCCGGCAAAATCGGCAGGGCTGAAGCTCAATGACGTCATCGTTAAGCTCGACAAGCAGCCGATCCAATCGACCCTTGATCTGCGCAAGTATTTGTACGGACACAAGAAGATCGGCGAAGATATGGAGGTCAGCTTTTATCGGGAAGGCGAGCTGCAGCGTGTCAAGGTCAAGCTGGCGGATAAGCCTGAAGATGCAGAGCTGGAGGAAGATACGTACGATATGCCTGGTGAGGAGCATGATGCCGGGGACTCTGGCTTCGGCGAGTTTGAGCTTGATCATTAG